The following are from one region of the Cloacibacterium normanense genome:
- a CDS encoding bifunctional transcriptional activator/DNA repair enzyme AdaA, translating into MNLPNDIMYNASFNKDASFEGVFWMGVKTTGIFCRPTCTARKPKPENVEFFSNTKDAILKGYRPCKVCKPLEKLNETPKYIQEIITELAENPSLKFKDYDLVKRGIEPATMRRWFLKNHGITFQAYQRMFRINSAFKKIQQGETVTETALESGYESLSGFTESFNNVFGVSPKNSKNQKVIDLKRIETPLGTMYAAATDEGICMLEFTDRKMLETELKHLSKSLNANIIQGENSHFKILEEQLTEYFEGKRKEFTVPLHFVGSDFQKSVWEILMKIPFGETWSYAKQSEILGDSKKVRAVANANGMNKISILVPCHRVIGSDGNLIGYGGGIWRKQKLLELEGAILF; encoded by the coding sequence ATGAACTTACCTAACGATATCATGTATAATGCTTCTTTCAATAAAGATGCAAGTTTCGAAGGCGTTTTTTGGATGGGCGTAAAAACTACGGGAATTTTCTGTAGACCAACTTGTACCGCCCGAAAACCAAAACCCGAAAATGTAGAATTTTTCAGCAATACTAAAGATGCGATTCTGAAAGGATATCGCCCTTGTAAGGTTTGTAAACCATTAGAAAAACTGAATGAAACTCCGAAATATATTCAGGAAATCATCACAGAATTAGCAGAAAATCCTTCTTTGAAGTTCAAAGATTACGACTTGGTAAAACGCGGAATAGAACCTGCAACCATGAGACGTTGGTTTCTGAAAAATCACGGAATTACGTTTCAGGCGTATCAAAGAATGTTCAGAATTAATTCTGCATTTAAGAAAATTCAACAAGGAGAAACCGTAACGGAAACCGCTCTAGAAAGTGGCTACGAAAGTTTAAGCGGTTTTACCGAAAGTTTTAATAATGTTTTCGGAGTGTCTCCTAAAAATTCTAAAAATCAGAAAGTAATTGATTTAAAACGCATCGAAACACCACTCGGAACCATGTATGCTGCTGCAACGGATGAAGGAATTTGTATGCTAGAATTTACAGACAGAAAAATGCTGGAAACCGAACTGAAACACCTCTCTAAATCCTTAAATGCCAATATTATTCAAGGAGAAAACTCTCATTTTAAAATTTTAGAAGAACAACTTACCGAATATTTTGAAGGAAAAAGAAAAGAATTTACCGTTCCGCTACATTTTGTGGGTTCAGATTTTCAGAAATCAGTTTGGGAAATCTTGATGAAAATTCCTTTTGGTGAAACTTGGAGCTATGCGAAACAATCTGAAATTTTGGGAGATAGCAAAAAAGTGAGAGCAGTGGCAAATGCCAATGGAATGAATAAAATTTCCATCTTGGTTCCTTGTCACAGAGTGATTGGCAGTGATGGAAATCTTATAGGTTATGGCGGTGGAATTTGGCGAAAACAAAAACTCCTAGAATTAGAAGGCGCTATTTTGTTTTAG
- a CDS encoding DUF2911 domain-containing protein, whose protein sequence is MKKLIFSLALAVSVHAFAQQYNIPAVSPRQTVEQQFSVTKISIEYGRPAVKGRKIFGELVPFGQVWRAGANEATRITFGQEVLFGGQKVKKGTYALYVVPQEKEWKIILNRGVNNWGAYTYDAKEDVATTIVPVKMMNEKMERFTINFEDITDEKLNLVFEWDKTRADVPVEILNVEETLQIIDNLKAIKKIESDIKKKNEPKK, encoded by the coding sequence ATGAAAAAACTGATATTTTCTTTAGCATTGGCAGTAAGTGTACACGCTTTTGCTCAGCAATATAACATTCCAGCAGTTAGTCCAAGACAAACCGTAGAACAGCAATTTTCGGTGACCAAAATTTCTATAGAATATGGTAGACCAGCGGTAAAAGGAAGAAAAATCTTCGGAGAATTGGTTCCTTTCGGTCAAGTATGGAGAGCTGGAGCCAATGAAGCCACCAGAATTACTTTTGGTCAAGAAGTGCTTTTTGGCGGTCAAAAAGTGAAAAAAGGAACCTACGCTTTGTATGTAGTTCCTCAAGAAAAAGAATGGAAAATCATTTTAAACAGAGGGGTTAACAATTGGGGGGCTTATACCTATGATGCAAAAGAAGATGTAGCAACCACTATCGTTCCTGTAAAAATGATGAACGAAAAAATGGAACGTTTTACCATTAATTTCGAAGATATTACAGACGAAAAATTAAATTTAGTTTTCGAGTGGGACAAAACCAGAGCAGATGTTCCGGTAGAAATTCTGAATGTAGAAGAAACGCTACAGATTATTGATAATTTAAAAGCCATTAAAAAAATAGAAAGCGATATCAAAAAGAAAAACGAACCGAAAAAGTAA
- a CDS encoding efflux RND transporter periplasmic adaptor subunit: MKKYIYSALFLGSVFLASCSSDEKKSAELNDKPIAVIVNKSATNAVGSNATASGKLVAKNSVNVSTRMMGYITAMRAEVGQYVNAGQLLVSINSTDIQAKGGQASAGIAQAQANYNIAKKDFERFQNLYKNQSASQKELDDMRARYEMAQAGLQAAQQMKNEVNAQYRYTNVTAPISGTVTAKYASQGDMASPGMPLLTIESPGALQAQVLVSEQNITLLKSGMPVKVTLKSTNKEVSGTVSEISKSSTNTGGQYLVKVNVPASKDLLPGMFVNVQFPFKNSGNVNQDFQDGVMIPKSAFVENGQLTGVYTVSSQNTAVLRWVKVGKTFGDQVEILSGLNANDQYIISAQGKLYNGAKVTLK, encoded by the coding sequence ATGAAAAAATATATTTATTCAGCATTATTTTTAGGAAGCGTATTCCTTGCAAGTTGTTCTTCAGACGAAAAAAAATCTGCAGAATTGAATGACAAACCAATCGCGGTTATCGTAAATAAATCTGCCACCAACGCAGTAGGTTCTAATGCTACAGCAAGTGGAAAATTAGTCGCTAAAAATTCGGTAAATGTTTCTACCAGAATGATGGGGTACATTACTGCAATGCGCGCAGAAGTAGGGCAATATGTGAATGCGGGTCAACTTTTAGTAAGCATCAACAGTACAGATATTCAGGCAAAAGGCGGACAAGCTTCTGCTGGAATAGCGCAAGCACAAGCCAACTACAATATCGCGAAAAAAGATTTTGAAAGATTTCAAAATTTATACAAAAATCAGTCTGCTTCTCAAAAAGAATTAGATGATATGAGAGCGCGCTACGAAATGGCTCAAGCAGGTTTACAAGCAGCGCAGCAAATGAAAAACGAAGTAAACGCTCAGTACAGATATACCAACGTTACGGCACCTATTTCTGGTACGGTTACTGCGAAATATGCCAGTCAAGGGGATATGGCAAGTCCAGGAATGCCTTTGTTAACCATAGAATCTCCAGGAGCTTTACAAGCCCAGGTTTTAGTTTCTGAACAGAATATTACCCTTTTAAAATCTGGAATGCCCGTAAAAGTAACTTTAAAATCTACCAATAAGGAAGTTTCGGGTACGGTTTCAGAAATCAGCAAATCTTCAACAAATACAGGTGGACAATACTTAGTGAAAGTCAATGTTCCTGCTTCTAAAGATTTATTACCAGGGATGTTTGTGAATGTTCAGTTTCCTTTCAAAAATTCTGGAAATGTAAACCAAGATTTTCAGGATGGCGTAATGATTCCTAAATCTGCATTTGTAGAAAACGGACAATTAACAGGAGTGTACACCGTGAGTTCACAAAATACCGCAGTTCTAAGATGGGTAAAAGTGGGTAAAACTTTCGGTGATCAAGTAGAAATTTTATCAGGTCTTAATGCAAATGACCAATATATCATTTCAGCACAAGGAAAATTGTATAACGGTGCAAAAGTTACTTTAAAATAA
- a CDS encoding TolC family protein — MRKFLTVVFVFSLVLKGFSQDTIRISRAELEQRMVDQNLQVKLANDEAKLAQAELLGTRAMYLPNVNASYTFSNTNNPLYAFGSKLNQERITQMDFDPAKLNAPDAISNFATKIEVQQPIINMDAVYLKKAGQVKSEVLKIKAERTKEYIQFEFKKAYMQLQLAYRMLETLENAKTTTLANKKVIDNYFKNGMIQKTEVLYIDVRVKEIENQIAYAKSNIKNASDYLYFLLDEESFNKVFKPSEKLEFQNQILENTATLNVERKDLQAYQKSLEAYDYLIKSTKAKFLPRLNAFGSFELYDNKFAQFGANGYLAGVQLSWNVFDGLKAKSEQEKYKAELTKAQTEITQYNKQSQLELNKANRQVQDAENKVNLSKLALEQSKEAYRIRKNRYDQGLEKSSDLLMSETTMSQKDLEYQQAIFEYNVALEYYKFLKN; from the coding sequence ATGAGAAAATTTTTAACGGTAGTTTTTGTTTTTTCGCTCGTTCTGAAAGGTTTCTCTCAAGATACCATCAGAATTTCTAGAGCAGAATTAGAACAAAGAATGGTAGACCAAAATCTTCAAGTGAAATTGGCTAATGACGAAGCCAAATTAGCACAAGCAGAACTATTGGGAACGAGAGCAATGTATTTACCCAACGTAAATGCTTCTTACACCTTTTCGAATACCAATAATCCTTTGTATGCTTTCGGTTCTAAATTGAATCAAGAGCGTATCACGCAAATGGATTTTGACCCAGCTAAATTAAATGCTCCAGACGCAATTTCTAATTTCGCTACTAAAATTGAGGTGCAACAACCCATCATCAATATGGATGCAGTGTATCTTAAAAAAGCAGGACAAGTAAAATCTGAAGTTTTAAAAATTAAAGCAGAAAGAACCAAAGAATACATTCAGTTTGAGTTCAAAAAAGCATACATGCAACTGCAATTAGCCTACAGAATGCTTGAAACACTTGAAAATGCTAAAACTACAACGCTCGCTAACAAAAAAGTAATCGACAATTATTTCAAAAACGGAATGATTCAGAAAACGGAAGTGTTGTACATAGACGTTCGCGTAAAAGAAATTGAAAATCAAATCGCTTATGCAAAATCTAACATAAAAAATGCTTCGGATTACCTTTATTTCTTATTAGACGAAGAGTCTTTCAATAAGGTTTTTAAGCCTAGTGAAAAATTAGAATTTCAAAACCAGATTTTAGAAAATACGGCTACACTAAATGTGGAAAGAAAAGATTTACAGGCGTATCAAAAATCTCTAGAAGCATATGATTATCTGATTAAATCAACCAAAGCCAAGTTTTTGCCAAGATTAAATGCTTTCGGAAGTTTTGAATTGTATGATAATAAATTCGCACAGTTTGGTGCCAATGGTTATTTGGCGGGAGTTCAGTTGTCTTGGAATGTTTTTGATGGATTAAAAGCAAAATCTGAACAGGAAAAATACAAAGCAGAACTCACCAAAGCACAAACCGAAATCACTCAATACAATAAACAAAGTCAGTTAGAACTCAATAAAGCAAATCGCCAAGTTCAAGATGCAGAAAACAAGGTAAACCTTTCTAAACTAGCGCTGGAACAAAGCAAAGAAGCGTATAGAATTCGTAAAAACAGATACGACCAAGGTTTAGAGAAATCTTCAGACTTATTAATGAGTGAAACCACCATGTCTCAAAAAGATTTGGAATATCAACAAGCTATTTTTGAATACAATGTCGCTTTAGAATACTATAAATTTTTAAAAAATTAA
- the carB gene encoding carbamoyl-phosphate synthase large subunit: MKRTDIKTILVIGSGPIIIGQAAEFDYAGTQACLALKEEGYRVILINSNPATIMTDVEIADKVYIEPISLPFVSHIIRKERPDALLPTLGGQTGLNMAVELQNSGILEECGVEVLGTKLSAINRAEDRDLFRELMRELNEPVPDSDIVNTVEGALAFAEKIGYPVIVRPAFTMGGTGGGIAYDEYQLTEIAELGLKYSPVTQCLIEKSIAGFKEIEYEVMRDKNDNAIVVCNMENIDPVGVHTGDSIVVAPSQTLSDREYQMLRNASLKIIRALGIEGGCNVQLALDPHSFNYYIIEVNPRVSRSSALASKATGYPIAKLAAKIAVGLTLDEMLNPVTGKTYACFEPALDYVVTKIPRFPFDKFETADRRLSTQMKATGEVMAIGRSFEESLMKAIRSLETGLQHLGLKTKPALALTDEDIERRIRVCDDERLFIIGEALRRGYDWETIVEWSKIDKFFVWKFKKLIDFEKTIAENKFNKEILLEAKRLGFSDINIAHLWETDHREIFKFRKENGVMPVYKMVDTCAAEFESATPYFYGTYEEENESIPSDKEKIIVLGSGPIRIGQGVEFDYATVHSVWAIKQMGYEAIIINNNPETVSTDFSISDKLYFEPLTEEDVMNIIELEKPKGVIVQFGGQTAINLADKLAAHGVEILGTSLEDLDRAENRDKFEHALQELGIPQPLGKTCFSKEEAIKIANEIGFPVLVRPSYVLGGRAMEIVYNDAELDHYMEHAVDASPEHPVLVDRYLTGKEVEVDAICDGETTVIPGIMEHIERAGVHSGDSIAVYPPQTLTPDQIATLEDYTKRLAKGLKVVGLMNIQYVISDGNVYVIEVNPRSSRTVPFLSKITEVPMANLATKAILGANLKDLGYKDGLVPNKEGIFVKVPVFSFSKLTRVDVTLGPEMKSTGEVMGKDSTLEKALYKGLIGAGRKVPLHGSILFTIDDVNKPEAARLAKRFYDIGFKIWATRGTSRYFNELNIPTKIGYKIEEETENLISLIQKGKVQYVVNTTTKGKQSMNDGFLIRRTSVENGVPCLTSMDTVEAMLKVIESMTFKMEKM; this comes from the coding sequence ATGAAAAGAACAGATATTAAAACCATTTTAGTAATAGGAAGCGGCCCAATTATCATCGGGCAAGCTGCAGAATTTGACTATGCAGGAACTCAAGCTTGCCTTGCATTAAAAGAAGAAGGGTACAGAGTAATCCTCATCAATTCTAATCCTGCAACCATCATGACCGATGTAGAAATTGCAGACAAAGTATATATAGAGCCTATTTCTCTTCCATTTGTAAGTCATATCATTAGAAAAGAGCGTCCAGATGCACTTTTGCCAACTTTGGGTGGACAAACAGGATTGAACATGGCAGTAGAATTACAAAATTCTGGAATTTTAGAAGAATGTGGAGTAGAAGTTCTAGGAACTAAACTTTCTGCGATTAATAGAGCAGAAGACAGAGATTTGTTCCGTGAATTAATGAGAGAATTAAACGAGCCGGTTCCAGATTCTGATATTGTAAATACAGTAGAAGGCGCATTAGCTTTTGCAGAAAAAATTGGTTATCCAGTAATTGTTCGTCCTGCTTTTACCATGGGTGGAACAGGCGGTGGAATTGCTTATGATGAATACCAACTGACAGAAATTGCAGAACTTGGACTGAAATATTCTCCAGTGACTCAATGTTTAATTGAAAAATCAATTGCAGGGTTTAAAGAAATAGAATACGAAGTAATGCGTGACAAAAACGATAATGCTATCGTGGTTTGTAACATGGAAAACATAGATCCAGTAGGTGTTCACACTGGAGATTCTATCGTAGTTGCGCCTTCGCAAACGCTTTCTGACAGAGAATATCAGATGCTCAGAAATGCTTCACTTAAAATTATTAGAGCTCTCGGAATAGAAGGAGGTTGTAACGTACAGTTGGCTTTAGACCCTCATTCTTTCAACTATTATATTATCGAAGTAAATCCTAGAGTTTCTAGAAGTTCGGCTTTAGCAAGTAAAGCAACAGGTTATCCAATTGCGAAATTAGCGGCTAAAATTGCAGTAGGACTAACTTTAGACGAAATGCTTAATCCAGTTACAGGAAAAACTTATGCTTGTTTCGAGCCTGCTCTGGATTATGTGGTAACTAAAATTCCTAGATTCCCATTTGATAAATTCGAAACAGCTGACAGAAGACTTTCTACCCAAATGAAAGCTACAGGTGAAGTAATGGCGATTGGTAGAAGTTTTGAAGAATCATTAATGAAAGCGATTCGTTCTTTAGAAACGGGATTGCAACATTTAGGATTAAAAACCAAACCTGCACTTGCCTTAACAGACGAAGATATCGAACGCAGAATTAGAGTGTGTGATGACGAAAGATTATTCATCATCGGCGAAGCTTTAAGAAGAGGTTATGATTGGGAAACCATCGTAGAATGGAGTAAAATAGATAAATTCTTCGTTTGGAAATTCAAAAAACTGATTGATTTTGAAAAAACCATTGCGGAAAATAAATTTAACAAAGAAATATTACTGGAAGCGAAAAGATTAGGCTTCTCAGATATTAATATCGCACATCTTTGGGAAACAGACCACAGAGAAATCTTCAAGTTCAGAAAAGAAAACGGAGTAATGCCAGTTTACAAAATGGTAGATACTTGCGCCGCAGAATTTGAATCTGCTACTCCTTATTTCTACGGAACGTATGAAGAAGAAAACGAGAGCATTCCTTCGGATAAAGAAAAAATCATCGTTTTAGGTTCTGGTCCTATCAGAATTGGTCAAGGGGTAGAATTTGATTACGCTACCGTTCACTCAGTTTGGGCAATCAAACAAATGGGTTACGAAGCGATTATCATCAATAACAATCCAGAAACAGTTTCTACAGATTTCTCGATTTCGGATAAGCTATATTTCGAGCCTTTAACAGAGGAAGATGTAATGAACATCATAGAACTCGAAAAACCAAAAGGAGTGATTGTACAGTTTGGTGGACAAACCGCGATTAACCTTGCTGATAAATTAGCAGCTCATGGTGTAGAAATTCTGGGAACTTCTCTAGAAGATTTAGACAGAGCCGAAAACAGAGATAAATTCGAACATGCACTGCAGGAATTAGGCATTCCACAACCTCTTGGTAAAACGTGTTTCTCTAAAGAAGAAGCAATTAAAATTGCCAATGAAATTGGATTCCCAGTTTTAGTGAGACCAAGTTACGTTCTGGGAGGAAGAGCCATGGAAATCGTATACAACGATGCAGAACTAGACCATTACATGGAACATGCGGTAGATGCAAGTCCAGAACACCCAGTTTTAGTAGACCGTTATCTTACCGGAAAAGAAGTAGAAGTAGACGCGATTTGTGATGGCGAAACTACCGTAATTCCAGGAATTATGGAACACATCGAAAGAGCGGGAGTTCACTCAGGAGATTCTATTGCAGTATATCCTCCACAAACGCTTACTCCAGACCAGATTGCAACACTAGAAGATTATACCAAACGTTTAGCAAAAGGGTTGAAAGTAGTAGGTTTAATGAATATTCAGTATGTAATTTCTGATGGAAATGTCTACGTGATTGAGGTAAATCCGCGTTCATCGAGAACCGTTCCTTTCTTGTCAAAAATTACAGAAGTTCCAATGGCGAATTTAGCGACCAAAGCAATTCTCGGAGCAAATCTGAAAGATTTAGGTTACAAAGATGGATTGGTTCCAAATAAAGAAGGAATTTTTGTAAAAGTACCAGTATTCTCGTTCAGTAAATTGACAAGAGTAGATGTAACACTGGGACCAGAAATGAAATCTACAGGAGAAGTAATGGGCAAAGATTCTACGCTAGAAAAAGCCTTGTACAAAGGTTTAATCGGTGCAGGTAGAAAAGTTCCTTTACACGGTTCTATCTTATTTACCATAGATGATGTGAATAAGCCAGAAGCAGCAAGATTAGCGAAAAGATTCTACGATATAGGTTTCAAAATTTGGGCAACCAGAGGAACTTCTAGATATTTTAACGAACTCAATATCCCAACCAAAATTGGGTATAAAATAGAAGAAGAAACAGAGAACTTAATCAGTTTAATCCAAAAAGGAAAAGTACAATATGTAGTGAATACCACTACTAAAGGAAAACAATCGATGAATGACGGGTTCTTAATCCGTAGAACTTCGGTAGAAAATGGCGTTCCTTGTCTTACCAGTATGGATACTGTAGAAGCAATGCTCAAAGTTATCGAAAGCATGACTTTCAAAATGGAAAAAATGTAA
- a CDS encoding carbamoyl phosphate synthase small subunit translates to MKKKLILESGEVFHGQGFGANTDTEGEVVFNTGMTGYQELISDPSYCGQIVTMTYPLIGNYGINRDDFESIEPAIKGLIVRELCDFPSNFRSQLSLDEFFAKKKLSGISGIDTRKLTRIIRNHGVLKGKIVDENADETAVIAELKSKNFPTNQVEQVSTKTPYASPGRGFKVVLVDFGSKLGIIRELSQRDCDIIVVSQDTTADEILLMNPDGVMLSNGPGDPQDVKGASELINGLLGKVPIFGICLGHQLIGLACGAKTYKLKFGHRGGNHPVLDLKTGKVAITSQNHGYAIDEESLENTDLEVTHIALNDKTNEGVRHKKYPCFSVQYHPEASPGPEDANYLFDEFVEMMEEFKNKN, encoded by the coding sequence AATTTTAGAATCAGGTGAAGTTTTTCACGGACAAGGTTTTGGTGCAAATACCGATACTGAAGGAGAAGTGGTGTTCAATACCGGGATGACTGGTTATCAAGAACTTATTTCAGACCCTTCATATTGCGGTCAAATTGTAACCATGACTTATCCATTAATTGGTAATTACGGAATTAATAGAGATGATTTCGAAAGTATTGAGCCCGCAATCAAAGGCTTAATCGTGAGGGAATTGTGTGATTTTCCTTCTAATTTTAGAAGTCAATTGTCTTTAGATGAATTTTTTGCCAAAAAAAAGCTATCAGGAATTTCAGGGATTGATACCAGAAAACTGACCAGAATTATCAGAAATCACGGGGTTTTAAAAGGGAAAATTGTAGATGAAAATGCAGATGAAACAGCAGTAATTGCTGAACTGAAATCTAAAAATTTCCCAACCAATCAAGTGGAGCAAGTTTCTACCAAAACGCCTTATGCAAGTCCAGGAAGAGGTTTCAAAGTGGTTTTAGTAGATTTTGGTTCTAAATTAGGCATCATCAGAGAACTTTCTCAGAGAGATTGCGACATTATCGTGGTGTCTCAAGATACTACTGCGGATGAGATTCTATTAATGAATCCAGATGGAGTAATGCTTTCTAACGGTCCTGGTGATCCACAAGATGTAAAAGGGGCTTCAGAATTAATCAATGGTTTACTGGGTAAAGTTCCAATCTTCGGAATTTGTTTAGGTCATCAGTTAATTGGTTTGGCTTGTGGAGCAAAAACCTATAAATTAAAATTCGGACACAGAGGTGGAAATCACCCTGTTCTAGATTTAAAAACTGGTAAAGTAGCGATTACTTCTCAGAATCACGGTTATGCAATAGACGAAGAATCTCTAGAAAATACCGATTTAGAAGTTACACACATCGCTCTGAATGATAAAACAAACGAAGGAGTTCGTCATAAGAAATATCCATGTTTTTCGGTACAATATCATCCAGAAGCAAGTCCAGGTCCAGAAGATGCCAATTATCTTTTTGATGAATTTGTGGAAATGATGGAAGAGTTTAAAAATAAGAACTAA
- a CDS encoding rhodanese-like domain-containing protein — protein MINDTIQLVDVRERYEFELYKINLPIVENIPFSEIEEQLTNFDADKKIVLVCNNSVRSKSVAKYLEDRDFNQIYYLEGGLVKWQQNNLPLLGNPPEIISHSLSITGECLN, from the coding sequence ATGATAAACGATACCATTCAGTTGGTAGACGTTAGAGAACGCTATGAATTTGAATTGTATAAAATAAATCTTCCTATCGTAGAAAATATTCCTTTCAGCGAGATAGAAGAACAATTGACAAATTTTGATGCAGATAAAAAAATCGTTTTGGTTTGTAACAACAGTGTCAGAAGTAAAAGTGTTGCCAAATATTTGGAAGACAGAGACTTTAACCAGATTTACTATTTAGAAGGTGGTTTGGTGAAATGGCAACAAAATAATTTACCTCTTCTTGGAAATCCACCAGAAATAATTTCCCATTCCCTTTCTATAACTGGAGAATGTTTAAATTGA